The Vulpes vulpes isolate BD-2025 unplaced genomic scaffold, VulVul3 u000000899, whole genome shotgun sequence genome contains the following window.
caattacagaaaacaaactgatggctagcagaggggaggttggtgggggcggggatgggttaaataagtgGTAAGGATTAAGGAGGCGGtgacttgtgatgagtactgagtgGCGGATGgaattatacacctgaaactaatataacactatatattaaccagctagaatttttttttcagattttatttattcatgagaggcacagaggggcagagacatagacagagggagaggctccccatggggagcctgatgcaggccttgatcccaggacctccaaatcacaacctgggccaaaggcaggtgctcaattagtgagccacccaggcatccctactagttggaatttaacataaaaaactattaaactggggcaacccaggtggccagtggtttagcaccgccttcagcccagggcttgatcctggagactcgggatcaagtcccatgtccggctccctgcatggagcctgcttctccttctgcctgtgtctctgcctccctctctctctgtgtgtctcccatgaataaataaaatcttaaaaaaaaaaactattaaacatTAAGAGGATAAAGACATACAACCCAATAGAAAACGAACcaaagacatttattaaataaccACTTCACAAAAAAGAATAGAGGATGGCTAATAAGGATATAAAAGAGGGGTTCAACTTCTTTagtcatcagggagatgcaaaataaaaccatccTGTAATACCACTACCCACAcacaagaatggctaaaatgaaaaaaagatggcaaataccaaatattgataaaaatatgGAACTAAAACCATGACCCATTGGGTTAACATGGTTGAAACTAAcagaaagtttaattttttttaactttttatttatttatgatagtcacagagagagagaggggcagagacacaggcagagggagaagcaggctccatgcaccgggagcccgatgcgggactcgatcccgggtctccaggatcacgccctgggccaaaggcaggcgccaaaccgctgcaccacccagggatccctaacagaAAGTTTAAAGCTTGTTTTTCAGAGAACGGTTTCCCCCTAGTGAGCTGCTGTGTCTTTTCAGACTCCACTAACAAATCACTGGTCTCTAAGGAAGCACGGACTCAAGGTCAACTGGTTCCAGACTAGGAACAAGCAAAGCCCTATATTTCTTACCTGAAATAATAAGCCCAAGACTCATCTAGTTTATACCTGCTCTCAGAGCATTCCCGTAGCCCcttctccttgtcttttttttttttaagattttatttattcatgatagatatatatatagagagagagaggcagagacacaggcagagggagaagcaggctccatgccaggagccctacgcgggactcgatcccgggactccaggatcgcggcctgggccaaagggaggcgccaaaccgctgcgccacccagggatccccccttctcCTTGTCTTAAGATAACCTCACGATTTCAGGAACTGAATTCAGCCTCCTGATTGATGTTGTTTCCACTCCCAGGGTGCCCATGAGATGTATGTTACAAATACGTTTATTCAATGTACATGTTCCATCTTTCCTCCTATTTTCCCACCCTTTTcatcaatataaataaatctcaatCCCACTGTTCATAAAAAGTCATAGGGGTTTTTGTTCTTTCCTCCCTGGGAAGGCAAACTGCAGGTTTGTCTGCCCATCTCCTTTTTCAGCTGTTTCTCCAACACACTTCCCTCGCTGCAGACCTGGTGTCTCAGGGATCGTTGGCTTTGCTGCACACGGTGGGTCGGGCAGATTTGCGTTCGGTTACAGAGCAACCACTTCGGAAAACTGCTTGCAAGTATTTATAAAAGTCGAACATCCTCCTATCTTCTGATACTACGCAATCCTCCTCCTGGGTAAACATGTATGTTTCCATAAGAGGCATGTTCCAGAACGTTCAGCTGCACTCCTCAGTATATCCCCCAAATGGAAAGAATACAAACCAGCACAGTAGAATGGTTGAAGAAAATTGTGACGTATTCAGGCAACGGAATATCAAAcaggaaagaagatgaagaacTCCCAAGCACACCCGAAGTAGCTGAAACAAATACCCGTGGAATTGAGACCTCAACGACAAAGCTCGCAGGCACACGGCTCGGTTCACACAGAGGCTGTTGGCCTCCCGGTCGGGGCGCCGGAAGGGGAGCTGAGCGGGAATTTCCGGGGCGTGAGCAACGTTCTGGTTCTTGACCTACATTCCGGTTATCCGGGGTTTTTGAGGTCACCAAAGTCCACCCAGACGTATCCAAATCAAGAAGCCATCCCTGATGGCTTCGGCAGCAGCAACAGACGGAACAGCAGAGGCCAAACCCGCGACGCCCTAAGGCGGcgcacgcccccgcccccccagcctcGCGCGCACCGCGCTCCCGCCCCCGCGCGCAGCCCTCATTGGCTGGGGCCGGTGGCGCTCTTCCGAGAGCCGCATCTTAGCCCCGCCTCTTCCGCCTCCCGCCGTCCTGGCTTCCCGCCCTCCGGCATCCCCCGCGGCAGGCCTCACGGCTTCCGCGCTTTGCCCCGGGCCGTCGAGGCGGAGAGTGGCGCCTGTACGGGGTGGCGGCCTCTGCCCTGGTCACCGTCACCCGACTCCCCTCTCTTTCCCGCCGCCGTTATGAACATCCGCAATGCTCGGCCCGACGACCTGGTTAACATGCAGCACTGCAACCTCCTTTGCCTGCCTGAGAACTACCAGATGAAATACTATTTCTACCATGGCCTTTCCTGGCCCCAGCTTTCGTACATCGCTGAGGACGAGGACGGGAAGATTGTGGGCTACGTCCTGGCCAAAATGGAGGAGGATCCAGATGACGTCCCCCATGGACATATCACCTCGCTGGCCGTGAAGCGTTCACACCGTCGCCTCGGCCTGGCCCAGAAGCTGATGGACCAGGCCTCCCGGGCCATGATAGAGAACTTTAGTGCCAAGTACGTGTCCCTGCATGTCAGGAAGAGTAACCGAGCAGCCTTGCACCTGTATTCTAACACCCTCAACTTTGAGGTTAGTGAGGTGGAACCCAAATACTATGCAGACGGGGAAGATGCTTACGCTATGAAGCGAGACCTCTCGCAGATGGCAGATGAGctgagaaggcagctggagctgaaGAAGTGCGGGTATGTGGTGTTGGGCTCCGGGGAAAACCAGGAGACGCAGGGAAACACACTTGCTAGTTCCCAAGAGGATGGTCAGGAGGAGAACCCCGCCGCTGACAAGGGTGGCAGTGACAGCAAGGAACCCAGTCCTTGCTGCGAGTCCACGGAGAGCACCGGTGTCCACAACAGCTCAGAAGATTCAGATTCCACCTCCTAGAACCTGCTTAAGGTATTCTGATTCAGTCCCTTCCACCCTGAGTTCctgcatcacaccctgggcctgccCAATCCCATCCTATCCCATCCCAGGCTAGACCTGCTGGACCACCTGGTGACCTTGGGGAGGAGAGTAGAGTGGATTGGAGGGAACTCATTGCTCACTATTGCAAGTTAATAGGATTCCTACTTATAAGCTAAAAGTAGATTACATGGAGTAAAAGAAACCAGCATTTATCCAGCTTTTTtagtgtgaattatatttcagggTACCCACATAGTTGGTGAAAGAAATTTCTTACAGGATTACAGCTAATAAATGCAGAAAGAATGGTAGAATTATTAAATCACTATTTTGTAACTCCTGATAAAAATCATAGATTTAGCCAACCGTTATCAGTGGCTAATAACTACTACATGAAAGCTGAAGCACTTGTAATTGTGGATCAGATTGACAACGCTTGAAGTCACTGGGCAAGTATAACATCTCTAGAAGGGAGACCAATGTTATGTGCGTCCTAATGTAATACGAATTGCACAGTAACACCTAtgaaatattcttgccaaaaggaaattgtgtgtgtgtaaaattaaTCTTGAATCCAAACAGTATTCTTTAGATCTAACTaccatttctgttaaaaaaaaaaatacaggaacatATTAAATTGTGCCACGATTCAGCCAGCTAAATACAGAGAGAGAATTTCTACAGAAAAAATGCTTGGTTTCAACAAACAAataattgccattttaaaaaggggaggagggacttattaaaataaactttagggATATGTTATCCAAAAGTAACCATCGTGGACATTGTTTGGGTCctgatttaaataaatcaaatacaaGACATTTTGAGATAATCAAGCAAAATTTGTGAACATGGCCTATGTTACTAAGGAATTGTCAGTGATTTTGTTTGGTGAACtaaatggtattgtatttttttcaagtcCTTATTTATTATAGCTACTTACTGAAATAATTAAAGGTGAAAGAAAATGAGGCCTCAAGTCTACTTTAAAATTTCCagcaaaaaaagaggaaaaaagttagggagggagaaatatataaaataagaatggcAACATATGCTAATTGTTGAAGTTGGCAGTGAGTACTTGGGGGGGGTCATTGTGCTATTCATTCTTTACTCTTTTGAATGTGTGAAAGTTAGTATACTTCCTAATACATTAATGCTAATACTAAGCAGCCActaaaaagtagttttaaaagactatttaatTTCCATCAGGACTTTCTAACACCCTAAGAATTTCAAGGATCATGAGCTACTGTCCACTTGGAAGCTTTAACTTCTAAACCTAATCACCTCATCTTAAGGTCCAATCATGAGTGATAGACACTGCATACAGTTAAAATAAATGTTGCTTGATTTActcattctttaatatttttacttaccAGGCATGACGCTTAGGGTTGGTACACAGTTATGATCTGGACAGGTTGATGTTTGCATTATGTAACAACATGAACATTTCAAAATGACTGATTCATTTAGTCTAAGTTTAAGATAAAGGCAGCAAAACAGTCTAAAAGggaaggtaaaatgaaataaaacttaatgCCTTAAGAGAAGTGTTGTCAAATTAAAAACCCTGAAGGAGGTGGGGGCTTGGTTAGATaaatgatggagattaaggaatgCTCTTGTAATGAACACagagtgatgtatggaagtgttgaattactatactatacacctgaaactccTATAACACTATATgtgaactaactggaattaaaatgaaaactgaaaagcaggaaaaaaatcttgagagCTCTGTCAAGACTTTCATTTATATCAGcaagcctttaaaaaattaccaatgTTCAAATCACTAAATAGGACTTATGTAATATTGATCTCATCTTCGTGGTTGCTGCCTTCTCTTCCGCTGTTACCCTGTAGCTAAGAAGGATTTTAAAACAGAGCTAATTGaagattgctttaaaataatgagtaaattatatatatatatatatttatatatataaaggattcatagatttttaagtattttgttatttacatactttatattacatatatttacatttgtgtgtatatatacacatatatacacatactttgCTGAATTCAAAAGTGCTTAATATCTGCtatgagaaacaaaaaagattgtCATCCTAGtaggggaagagaaaataatatatattatgaaataagaaaattattgtGTGACAATTACAAATGTCAGTGTCCAAATTCAGGGCTagttaaaatgtttctttatattACTAAGTTGAAGGAGATGATTCCTGTAGTATCCTTCCAGGTTGATATCTGCTCAGTCCTCTTCCTTGGCCCCATCTAATCTTTGGTCTTCACTATTCACTTCTGGATCCTTTCTACCCAGAAGCCTCTTAAGGTCTCTATACTCTGCCATGTTTGGGCCATTTTGGTAGCAAGGGGATTAGTCTACATACGCTAACtgtcctaaaaaataataaataaataaccttcaATCTCAGTAAGTTAACAAAATAAGAGCTTATTTCTTACGTCACAGTCCAGTGTGGGTCAGCAGTGTGGTAGGGATgtgaagggaagaggaaaagtgGAGCCCTACTCTATAAAGTCATTCAGAAATCCATTGAGAACAGTTGTTCTTACTtcgtttttttttccccataaccTCTGTGGCAATCTAGTGAAGCCAAGGGATCTCTTCtaagaaagttgttttttaaaaggcagacaaATCATTTAGGATTTCAAAGGAAACCAGTTTACTGAAATACAGTTAtcaagctattttaaaataaatttgttatgtATGTGCCTCTTCGTTagcatatgaaatttaaaaatcaagcagtGGGCCTAGTAATTACTGTTACTTCAAAGAAAATTTGgttataaatgatattttgagatatttcaACAGCTGTAATATAATATGAAAGTACCTATGGGCCTAGTAATTACTGTTAATTCAGAGAAAATTTGgttataaatgatattttgagaTACCTTCAACAGCTGTAATATAATATGAAAGTACCTATGGTTTAGGTATTTTTGTTGGTGACAAAGCCACAAGTAATGCTAGTCCTAGTATGCATTGGTGCTTACATTCATAATtgaaggaaatgctaaatttcagttaGAGGTTAATGAAAATATGGATATTTCTGTTCCAA
Protein-coding sequences here:
- the NAA11 gene encoding N-alpha-acetyltransferase 11 codes for the protein MNIRNARPDDLVNMQHCNLLCLPENYQMKYYFYHGLSWPQLSYIAEDEDGKIVGYVLAKMEEDPDDVPHGHITSLAVKRSHRRLGLAQKLMDQASRAMIENFSAKYVSLHVRKSNRAALHLYSNTLNFEVSEVEPKYYADGEDAYAMKRDLSQMADELRRQLELKKCGYVVLGSGENQETQGNTLASSQEDGQEENPAADKGGSDSKEPSPCCESTESTGVHNSSEDSDSTS